Proteins from a genomic interval of Amycolatopsis sp. cg13:
- a CDS encoding nucleotide exchange factor GrpE: MENKQQEAPEDNTDVSWLQQRVAELENNWRTAMADLDNLRKRTARDTVQVRQQERKRAAKELLTVLDNLDLAIGHAEADPKSIVSGVEAVRAQADTAMANLGFPRHADEQGTPFDPQLHEAVSVIPAVGLDPGTVVEVVRPGYGDAENQLRPAAVVVAKAD; the protein is encoded by the coding sequence ATGGAGAACAAGCAGCAAGAAGCACCTGAAGACAACACAGATGTCTCCTGGCTCCAGCAAAGGGTCGCCGAGCTGGAGAACAACTGGCGCACGGCGATGGCCGACCTGGACAACCTCCGCAAACGCACCGCGCGGGACACCGTCCAGGTGCGCCAGCAAGAACGCAAGCGGGCCGCCAAAGAACTGCTGACCGTGCTGGACAATTTGGACCTGGCCATCGGGCACGCCGAGGCAGACCCCAAGTCCATCGTCTCCGGCGTCGAGGCGGTGCGCGCACAGGCCGACACGGCGATGGCCAACCTCGGCTTCCCCCGGCACGCGGACGAGCAGGGGACTCCGTTCGATCCGCAGCTGCACGAGGCTGTGTCGGTCATTCCGGCGGTGGGCCTCGATCCCGGCACCGTGGTCGAGGTCGTGCGCCCCGGTTACGGCGACGCGGAGAACCAGTTGCGGCCCGCGGCGGTCGTGGTCGCGAAGGCGGATTGA